In Synergistota bacterium, the genomic window TATCTTCAATGGCAGGGGTCGAAACGAGGGAGCCGCTTACCTCCTTTGACCATATAAAGTCTCCTCCCGTTGATATAGCGTAAAGGACTCCATCCGTAGTTGCAAAAAAGATTTTCCCATCACAGAAAGCTGGTGAAGATACAATGGGAGAAGATGTCTCGTATTCCCACAGCTTTTCTCCACTTTCCAGGCTTAAGCAGTAAAGCTTCCCGTTCATGGAAGCGATATAAACGGCACTGCCCTCAATAAGTGGAGAAGCTTTTATCTTTCCCTGAATTTCATACTGCCAGTTTATACTCCCGTCCTCTGTATTAAAGCAGAGTATCTTGCCATCTAAGGAAGCTACTACAACTCGGTCCCCGCTTATAGCTGGAGATGCATAAATAGGAGAGTTGATAGAATAGCTCCAAATTTCCTCTCCCATTTCTTCCTCTCCACAAGCGCATAGAAGTTGGCTCCCTATAAATATTGCAAAGGTTAGAGCAATTAAAAAGATTCGCTTTCTCAACTTTCCGATTCCTCTCCCTTCTCGTCAGCGCTTTCTTCTTTTTCCCTTTCGAGCTCCTCGTTTTGCTTTTTCTCAGCCATCGGGGGTCTCTTTCTAAACCTCCTTTCGAGTTCGAAGAAAACAAGTAGGACGAGAAGAATAAGGTTTACAGTTAACAACCCATTTATAGTTGCTTCTTTAGATTGGGTTTTCTTAAATTCCTCTTTGGAAACCTCTTTCAGCTTTTTTATTTCCCTTCCTATTTCCGATATCTGTGTGCTAAACTTTTTCGCTTCCTTCTCGAGATCCTCAAGGTTTTTGAAGAATACCATAGCTCTCCTTATGACGGTTGAGAGAAAATCAAGCTTAGAATCGAGTTTTTTAATCTGTTTCAACTTCTCGGCTACCTCTCTGCTAAGGAATCCCATTTCCTCCTCACTTTTTTTGAGAAATTCTTTTTTAAGAGAATCTATTTCCTTTTTTAGCGGTGTTAGATCCAGCTTTGGAAGCTTAATATTTCTTATAGCCCCCTCGAGCTTTTTGATCCTATCGCTTATTACACTCAGCTGGGTTAGCTCGCTTTTCTCAAGTGATTTAAGTGCTTCTCCTATTTTGTTTAGCTCTGGGATTATATTTTCTACTGCACTTTCTAAACTCTTGAAGCTTTCGCTCTGCTTCTGTATTAGGCTTGAGCTTGCCTCACTCTGCGCTTCCTTTAGCTTTAAGATTTTCGATTTGAGGGAATCTATCTCTACCGATAGTTTCGATAAATTAGCCTCTATTGCCTTTAAAGAGGCTAAAATCTCTTTGAGGTTATCTAGCGGAACGGCTATCTTTCCGATTTGAGGCTGTATTTTTACCTCTCCCGTTCCCTGAGCTAACGCTGCTGAGCTAAGCAGTAGGATAACCGCACATGAAACGAGGAAAACTATTCTCTTCACGCATCTGCACCTCCTCTACCGGCTTTTCTTACTTCTATTCTAACTTAACTATGAGGAAAGTTCCAGAGCTTGAAGAAGCTCCTTTTCCAAGAGCTTAAAATCATCGTTAGAGAAGGTAAGAGCATTTCTATCACCCTGAAGCTGGATTCTTACCTCCTTTACTATCCTTGTTGGGAAATCTCCGAGAACCAGAATCCTATCAGATAGAAATATCGCTTCTTGAAGATCATGGGTAACGAGAAGTGAGCTAAGGTTGAGTCTTTTAAAAATTCTTCTTAGCCATATCTGTAACCTTCTTCTCGTTATAGCGTCCAAAGAAGCAAAGGGTTCATCCAGTAAAAGCAATTTGGCGCCGGTCAATATAGTTCTAAGTAAAGAAGCCCTCTGAGCCATTCCACCGGATAACTGAAAGGGGTAATAATCCTCAAAACCGCTAAGGCCAAACTCTTCTAAAAGTTTTTCAAAGCTTTTATATGCTTCCCTCCTTGGTTTTCCCTTAAGAAGCAGGGGAAGAGCGAGGTTATCCTTTAGTCTCATCCATTCAAATAGCACTCCCTTTTGAGGCATATAACCTAAGCCTTTTTCCTTCAATTCAATCTTTCCCTCAAAGGGAATCAAGCCAGCTATAGCCTTTATCATAGAAGTTTTACCGCACCCTGAGGGGCCAATGAGGGAGAGAACCTCTCCCTCAAAAAGGGAGAAGCTCACTCCCTCAACTATAACAAGGTTATCATAATAGAGTTTCAGATCTTTTACCTTAAGTATCTCCCTATGGCTTGACAAATTCATTCGTAAAAGCTTCCTCCAGCGAAATCTTTTTCTTCAGAAATCCCTCTTTAAATAGCCAAGTCGTATATCTTTCCCATACTTCTTTCTTCTGGTATCCCCAATAGGGAGCATCGGCCTTATATCTTGGAGAAAGCCATGCTTGGGAGGCATAGACTACTTTCTTATCAAGTTCAGGGGAGTACTTAAGCAGAATTTTTGCTACCTTTTTAGGATGCGCTATGGCGAATTCGTATCCCTTTGCTGTAGCTTGCATGAACTTTCTTACTAAGTTTGGTTTGTTCTTTGCGAGCTTGCGAGATGTTATTATTATAGGCGTGTAGTAATCAAAAATGGGATCAAGCTTGGCCAAGGGTATATATCCTATCTTTAACCCTTTTAGCTTTGCTGCTATTCCTTCCCATCCATAGAATATCCACTGAAAATCAAAAACGCCTTTTTTCAGTCCTGTTGCGAAGTCAAGCATTCCAACGTTTACAAATTTAACCTTGGAGATATCTCCACCAAACTTCCTCATTACATACCTTAGCGTCGCTTTTTCTATATCAGTTCCCCATGTTCCATACTTTTTACCCTCAAAATCCTTTGGAGTCGAAATATCGGATGTCTTTAGAAAGCCGTAGCCCGAAGTATTATGCTGGATAATAGCTGCTATAGATATTATTGGGATTCCCTTCCCCATAGCCATGCTTGCCATGTCCTGAAAGCTAATACCAAAATCGGCCTTCCCTATACCCACGAGCTGTTCAACCGAGAGCTTAGATGGTTGTACGATTTTAACGCTTATATTAGCTTTCTTATAAAAGCCTAATTCCTTAGCCGCGTAGATTCCACTGTGATTGGTATTTGGATACCAATCCAGCATAAGTGTGACCTTTTCCGCGCTTAGACAGGGGATTGAGGAGAAAGTTAAGATTAGCGCTGATAATAAGATACCGATGAAGAGTTTTCTTGACATGAAGCTTACACCTCCTCTTTAGTTTTTAATTTAACCCAAGGGAGAAAAAGGCTTTCTCCCAGATCTACCAGCTTGAAAAAGATAAGGCTGAAAAATACAACCACTACTATGGCAGCGAATAGCTTATCTGTGTCATAAGTGCTCATTACACGGATCATATATATGCCTAATCCTTTCTCTCCGCCAAGCCATTCGGCTATTACCGCTCCTATAACGGCATAGGAAGCTGAAATTTTTAGCCCTGATAAAATTTGAGGTAGGGTGGAGGGGATTATAACGTATTTGTATATCTGATACCGGGTTGCTTTCATAACCAGCATTACATCTATGTAATCCCGATCGATGGATTTAAAGCCTTCATAGCTATTGACCGCTATTGGGAAAAAACAAACCAGGATCACAACTACGAGCTTCGATGTGGTTCCAAGTCCTAACCATATAGTTATAAGAGGAGCTATCGCTACTATGGGTATTGACTGGGATAAAACGAGCATAGGGTATATGGAATTTCGTAATGTCTTGGAGCGGTTCATCATTATGGCTACGCATATGCCGAGCATGAATGAAATTGTTAGTCCAAGCCCTGCTTCTTTCAAAGTGGTACATGTGTGCTCCCATAGTATGCGGTAATCACTGGTAAAAACCCTTATTACCTCTGAAGGAGTTGGCAAAATATAGCTTGGTAGATCGAGAATCCTTGGCAGAATCCACCATATTCCAATAAGAATTCCCAAAGATAGAAAGGTCTCTTTTTTCATCTTCTTCTCACCTTCTACTAAGTTCTAAGAGACAAAGCCTCGCCCGGATAATTACCAGGCGAGGCTTTGTCTCATGTTTTTGCTTTCTCCCTACGCCGGTATTACCCGGATCAGGTTCAAGGGGTCGAGGACTTCCGTCCTCCTCTCAGCCCCGGGATTATGGAGCTCCCCCGCGTTTTATTCTATTTTCAAGCTAAATGTTGTTTACTCAAAGAGCTCTCGCCTTCTCATAGCCCATCTCAAAAGTGGATATCCTAAGGCAAAACAGGCAATGCTTTCTCCCAATCCTATATATACGGCGGTAAGCCAATAAGGTAGCTTAAATAGCATATGTAAGTATAAGCTTACTCCAAGCGCATTAACAACTATTGGCGGAATAGGAGCTAAATAAGGTTTCGGCATCAGGGAAGTCAGAAAGCTGGCTATTAGCGTGCACGCGCTTCCTCCTATGACATCCCATATGCCTAACCCCCCATAAAGATTTGCGATAACGCATCCTCCAAATAATCCCCACATATAATCTCTTCTTATGTAAGGTAGTACGGTTAGTGCTTCTGCCACTCTGATCTGTACCGGGCCATAGCTTATGGGCGCCAATATAATAGTTAGAGCTGCATATAGCCCACCTATCAGAGATATTTTTGCAAGCCTCTTCACATTGATATTATAGCATATGATATACTTTAAGGTAAGAAAGGAGGGGATAGCTTAATGACCCCTGAAGAAGCTAGGAGAATGATAAGGGAAGAAAAGTGGACTAAGCCTACGTCAGGCTTAGCACCGTCTTACGCGCAAGCGAACTTAGTTATATTACCTGAAGAAGATGCGTATGATTTTCTTCTCTTTGCACAGAGAAATCCCAAGCCCTGTCCTCTTCTTGAGGTTCTCGATGTCGGAGATCCCAGACCTAAGCTGATGGCTTCTAATGCTGATATACGTTATGATCTTCCTAAATACAGGGTTTATATGAAAGGGGAGCTTGTGGATGAACCGCTAAACATAGAAAAATACTGGAGAGAAGATTTGGTTGCTTTCTTGATAGGATGTAGTTTCTCCTTTGAGTGGGCTTTGATGGAAGAGGGAGTCCCCATGAGGCATATAGAAAACGGTAAAAACGTTCCTATGTATATAACCAATATACAATGTGTTCCGGCTGGTAAGTTCAGTGGTCCAATGGTTGTGAGCGCACGTCCTATACCATATGATCTTGTCGTTAGAGCTGCCATAATTACCTCGAGATTTCCCAGAGTTCATGGGGCCCCAATTCATATCGGATATCCTGAGTTAATAGGTATAAAGGACATAATGGAACCTGATTTTGGGGATCCACCTATTTTAGAGGATGGCGATATAATGGTCTTCTGGGCATGTGGGGTAACACCTCAAGCTGTGGCCATGCAAGCTAAACCTGGGCTTATGATAACCCATTCTCCTGGACATATGTTTATAACCGATGTAAAAAATGGAGATTTGACCCTTTAGGGAGTTGAAAGGGGAATGGATGATAAAAAGAAAATTTTTCTTTTTATCACGTCTGAAAAGCACCCAAGCCCTTTTGATCTTTTCGTCATGTATGATGCAGGTGCGGATGCCGTGGCTTCCTATGGGAATGTCCTTCCCGAAGAGGTTCAGAGATTAGTAGTTGATGCGATGTTTTCTCGAGGACCTAAAGGGATAAAAAACACGGCTATTTTTGTAGGGGGCAATACCGTTAAAGAGGGGGAAGCTCTTCTCGCAAAGGTCAAGGAAACGCTTTTTCCCCCTTTTGAGATATCGGTTGCTTTTGATCCGAGGGGAGCTTGCACTACATCTGCTTCTATAGTAGCTCTCATTAAAAAAGCTTTAAGGGAAAAGTTCCACCTTGACTTAGCGGAGTTGAATGTTTCCGTTCTCGCTGGAGCTGGAAATGTGGGATCCATGACGTCCTTTCTTCTCGCATCTGAGGGGGCAAGAGTTAGTATTATCGATGTAGATTTGAATAGAGCGAATGAAGTGGTTCAATCGATAAATAGAAAGATGGGAGAAGAAAGGACACAGGCTTTTACCCCCGGGGAGCTTTATGAGGCTTGTGCTGAATCCTCAGTAGTGGTCGCTACCGGACCGCCTGGTGTTAGACTGATGGATTCCACGGTCTTAAAAGGGCTTTCTAAGTGCAAGCTTGTGGTAGATATCAATCCAGTTCCGCCTCATGGGATTGAGGGCATAAAACCGGATCATAAGCTTGAGGAAATTATTCCTGGAACTTATGGGATAGGTTCCAAAATGATAGGAGCTCTTAAGCTTAAAGTAGAAAGAGCTTTTCTTAAAACGGTTTTGGAAGCACCTAAGGGCGTATTTGGATGCACGGAAGCTCTCAAGATCGCGGATAATTTGGTTTCCTTTTGAATGTCGGATAATGTATCTTATGTTAAATAAGGGGCTCTCATAGAGAGAGCCCCTTAAAATTCCTAAATTTTCTTTCTGCTATCCAAAGTGCGTTTCCATTCGCGTTTGATAGGTATATTTTATACCCGAAAAGCTCTGCTATGCCTGTGGTGAGAGATAAAAGCTGAAAAAGAAGCTTTTCCTTTTTTATTTGCCTGTGCTTCTCATAAATTTTCATCAATCCAGTGATGCTTTCCTTGTCGGGATATGAATAATTTGGGTCCAGATGTTTTCTGACAGACGCGACTATGAAAGAGGATAAAATTATGTCTCCTATTGTTGGTGATGATTTAAAGGGTTCAGCGTTTTGTAAAAGCTCCATGTTTAGTATCAGGTAGTCTCTCCATATATCTGGAAATCTCTCCTCGATAAGTTCTCCCGCAAGATAAAGAATACTCGTTAATATTATTGGCTCCAGGTATTCGTTGGCTTCTTCCAGGAGTAAACCTTCCTCGGTTGTTTCTCCTTCCCCGATTTCAACTAATATCTGTGGAGGAGTCGAAAAAGCGGGGTGAATTTTCTCGGCAAGCAATGCGGTCTCTATGGAGAGATAGACGCTTCCCTCGTCAATAAAAGCGGGAAGATTGTAAGATATGGTGTGTTCTTTCGCTGAGGGATTTGGAAATATGGAAAAATGAGGCACTTTAAACCCATTGCCTTTTTCGACATCCACGTTTACACTCCATAAAGTTTCGTTCAAAAATTCCTCAAGTCTTCTCTGCCTCAGGTCTCCTTCTTCCCATATAGCTAATTCTACGCTCACATACCCCACCTCCTATTTTTAGGTTAATCATTGGATCCTATTGGAGGTGGGATAAAGGCTCGCCCCTCGATGAGGGCATAAAAAATCCACCTCCCCTCTCCTTCCCCCTGAAGGGGACAGAAAATGAGATTACCTTTTAGATGCTCCCCTCGATCTGTTTAAGGGAGGTGGTATGCTCTTTGCGAGGCGTATATTGCGCCTTCATTTCCCGTATAAGCTCTTTTCTCTCAAAAAGCACCTCAATTGTAGCATATATGGTACTAAATGTCAAGGGGTTGAGAGAAAAAAATTTGTTTCAAATTATAAAATAACTTTTCACATTGTGGTTTACAAAGAGCGTTTTGAGAGGTATAATTCAGATTAAGGAGGGTGCAGTATGAATGAGATAGCTTCTATAAGGAAGGCATGTGAGTTACTCGATCTCTTAGCAGAAAGCGAAAAGCCAAGGGGGGTAAGCGAGCTTGCGGTTAAGCTCGGCTTCTCAAAGCCTACGGTATATAGAATTCTTCAGACGCTTCTCTCCCACGGGTATGTGAATCAAATAGATGGGAAATATAGTCTTGGCATTCGCCTGCTCCGCCTTGGCGAGGCTTATAAATATCAGTGTGGTTTAAGCCCCATAGCTCTCCCCTACATGGAAAGGCTCTGGAGAGAAACTGGTGAGACGATTCACCTCGTTATAAGGGATCATCTTAACGCTTATTATCTCGAGAAGCTTGAGAGCCCTCACCCTGTAAGAATGTACTCCCGCGTTGGTGAACCCATATGTCTGTACTCCACCGCTTCCGGAAAGGCGATTCTTGCTTTTCTCTCCCCCAGCGAGCTTGAGTACTACAGGAGCAAAACGCCCCTTAAAAAGAGAACTCCAAATACCATAACGGATTGGAATAGGTTGATGGAAGAGCTCTCTCTGATTAGAAAAAGAGGCTATGCGATAGATGACGTAGAAAATGAGGATGGGATAAGATGTGTTGGCTCTCCCATTTTTAATTCCGCCGGAGTTGTGGTGGGAGCGGTAAGCGTTTCCGCTCCCGCCTACAGATTTGATATGGACAGGGTTAAGAAATGCGGAGAGCTGGTTCATAAATGCGCTCGTGAAATCTCGAGAAAACTTGGATGGAGGTGGGAGAATGAAGGCAGTAGTTCTTGAAGCGGACTGGGCGCCGAGGCCTGATTATAAACTCGGCAAAAAAGATATTGAAGGAAGGAAAACCTGGTTTGGTTCTAAGGTGTGGAAAAATCCTCGTCTCAAAGTCGTTGAGAAAGAAATACCGGAGCCGGGACCCGATGAGGTTTTGATCAAGGTCAAGGCTTGTGGAATTTGCGGTTCTGACGTTCACATGGCTGAGCCTGATAAAGATGGTTATATCCTCTACCCCGGATTGACTGCCTTCCCCGTTACCCTCGGGCACGAGTTTTCCGGTGTCGTCGTTAAAGCTGGCCCTCAAGCATATGATCGCTTTACCGGAAAGCCGTTTAAGGAAGGAGATCTGGTTTGCTCGGAGGAGATGCTCTGGTGCGGTGAGTGTAGGCCCTGTGCAGATGGCTTTCCGAATCACTGTGAGAGACTGGAAGAGCTCGGTTTCACGGTCGATGGAGCTTTTGCGGAGTATATAGTCGTTAAGGCGAAATATCTCTGGAATCTCGCTCCAATAATGGAAGCTTATAAGGATGAGGAGAAAACGTTCCTTTTGGGGTCCTTAGTTGAGCCAACATCGGTTGCCTATACTGCGGTTATAGTCAGGGGCGGGGGTATAAGGCCTGGCGATTTTGTCGTGATACTCGGTGGGGGTCCCATAGGCTTGGCTGCAACTGCCATTTTAAAGAGAGCCGGTGGAGCAAAGGTTATAGTTTCTGAGCCGTCTGAGGGAAGAAGAAAGCTCGCTGAGGAGCTTGGAGCGGATTATACCATAGATCCGATAAATGAGGATTTTGCTTCCAAAGTTCTTGAATACACGAGAGGAATGGGAGCAAAGCTTTATCTTGAGGCTACCGGTCTTCCGACGGTTGTCTGGCCTGGAATAGAGCAATGCATTTGGGAGGGAAGAGGCTTAAACGCTACCGTGGTTATAGTCGCCAGAGCGGATGCGAAAATCCCCCTGACCGGTGAGATATTCCAGGTCAGGAGAGCTCAGATAGTCGGTTCTCAAGGGCATTCTGGTCATGGAACCTTCCCGAGGGTGATAGAGCTCATGGCGAGCGGTATGGACATGACCAGGATAATAACCAAGAAGATAAAGATAGATGAGGTTCCGGATAACATAGTGAGATTGCGCAAGGATCGCAGCGATGCCAAGGTCACCTGTTTGTTTGAGGGTGGTCTTTCATGAAGGCTGTGATATTTGAGGGAGAAGGCAAATACTCCATTAAGGATGTGCCGGAGCCGAAAACAGAGAAACCAACCGATGTTCTTCTTGAGGTTCTGGCAGCAAGCATCTGCGGAACAGACCTTCACATACTTGAGGTTCCGCCGGGGCATCCTGCGACCCCGGGTGTGATCCTTGGGCACGAATATGTGGGAAAAGTGATCGAGGTTGGAAGCGAGGTTCAAAACCTCAATGTTGGAGATCATGTGGTAGTTGACCCGAACAT contains:
- a CDS encoding QueT transporter family protein, with the translated sequence MNVKRLAKISLIGGLYAALTIILAPISYGPVQIRVAEALTVLPYIRRDYMWGLFGGCVIANLYGGLGIWDVIGGSACTLIASFLTSLMPKPYLAPIPPIVVNALGVSLYLHMLFKLPYWLTAVYIGLGESIACFALGYPLLRWAMRRRELFE
- a CDS encoding alcohol dehydrogenase catalytic domain-containing protein; translated protein: MKAVVLEADWAPRPDYKLGKKDIEGRKTWFGSKVWKNPRLKVVEKEIPEPGPDEVLIKVKACGICGSDVHMAEPDKDGYILYPGLTAFPVTLGHEFSGVVVKAGPQAYDRFTGKPFKEGDLVCSEEMLWCGECRPCADGFPNHCERLEELGFTVDGAFAEYIVVKAKYLWNLAPIMEAYKDEEKTFLLGSLVEPTSVAYTAVIVRGGGIRPGDFVVILGGGPIGLAATAILKRAGGAKVIVSEPSEGRRKLAEELGADYTIDPINEDFASKVLEYTRGMGAKLYLEATGLPTVVWPGIEQCIWEGRGLNATVVIVARADAKIPLTGEIFQVRRAQIVGSQGHSGHGTFPRVIELMASGMDMTRIITKKIKIDEVPDNIVRLRKDRSDAKVTCLFEGGLS
- a CDS encoding ABC transporter permease, encoding MKKETFLSLGILIGIWWILPRILDLPSYILPTPSEVIRVFTSDYRILWEHTCTTLKEAGLGLTISFMLGICVAIMMNRSKTLRNSIYPMLVLSQSIPIVAIAPLITIWLGLGTTSKLVVVILVCFFPIAVNSYEGFKSIDRDYIDVMLVMKATRYQIYKYVIIPSTLPQILSGLKISASYAVIGAVIAEWLGGEKGLGIYMIRVMSTYDTDKLFAAIVVVVFFSLIFFKLVDLGESLFLPWVKLKTKEEV
- a CDS encoding ABC transporter ATP-binding protein, whose amino-acid sequence is MLKVKDLKLYYDNLVIVEGVSFSLFEGEVLSLIGPSGCGKTSMIKAIAGLIPFEGKIELKEKGLGYMPQKGVLFEWMRLKDNLALPLLLKGKPRREAYKSFEKLLEEFGLSGFEDYYPFQLSGGMAQRASLLRTILTGAKLLLLDEPFASLDAITRRRLQIWLRRIFKRLNLSSLLVTHDLQEAIFLSDRILVLGDFPTRIVKEVRIQLQGDRNALTFSNDDFKLLEKELLQALELSS
- a CDS encoding ABC transporter substrate-binding protein, translated to MSRKLFIGILLSALILTFSSIPCLSAEKVTLMLDWYPNTNHSGIYAAKELGFYKKANISVKIVQPSKLSVEQLVGIGKADFGISFQDMASMAMGKGIPIISIAAIIQHNTSGYGFLKTSDISTPKDFEGKKYGTWGTDIEKATLRYVMRKFGGDISKVKFVNVGMLDFATGLKKGVFDFQWIFYGWEGIAAKLKGLKIGYIPLAKLDPIFDYYTPIIITSRKLAKNKPNLVRKFMQATAKGYEFAIAHPKKVAKILLKYSPELDKKVVYASQAWLSPRYKADAPYWGYQKKEVWERYTTWLFKEGFLKKKISLEEAFTNEFVKP
- a CDS encoding IclR family transcriptional regulator, yielding MNEIASIRKACELLDLLAESEKPRGVSELAVKLGFSKPTVYRILQTLLSHGYVNQIDGKYSLGIRLLRLGEAYKYQCGLSPIALPYMERLWRETGETIHLVIRDHLNAYYLEKLESPHPVRMYSRVGEPICLYSTASGKAILAFLSPSELEYYRSKTPLKKRTPNTITDWNRLMEELSLIRKRGYAIDDVENEDGIRCVGSPIFNSAGVVVGAVSVSAPAYRFDMDRVKKCGELVHKCAREISRKLGWRWENEGSSS
- a CDS encoding putative hydro-lyase gives rise to the protein MTPEEARRMIREEKWTKPTSGLAPSYAQANLVILPEEDAYDFLLFAQRNPKPCPLLEVLDVGDPRPKLMASNADIRYDLPKYRVYMKGELVDEPLNIEKYWREDLVAFLIGCSFSFEWALMEEGVPMRHIENGKNVPMYITNIQCVPAGKFSGPMVVSARPIPYDLVVRAAIITSRFPRVHGAPIHIGYPELIGIKDIMEPDFGDPPILEDGDIMVFWACGVTPQAVAMQAKPGLMITHSPGHMFITDVKNGDLTL